From the Paraflavitalea soli genome, the window CGCCCTTCGATTTATCCGCTTTCAATAACGCTTCTTGTTCTGTCACACGATGAGTTTTGATCCCTGGCACAGGCAGGTGGTTAAGTTATCCTGTAAAGTATAGCCGGGCGCAAAAATAACCTGTAATGGTCAAACACCAAATTGTACGCTATTCGCCACTTAAAGGGGTATTCTCATGTGATTTATATGTGAGGTCCCGTTTCTTCCTGGTGAGTGGTATACTTTTGTGGCGTTTTGCTTCGTTGATACGCAGCCAATAAAACCGGTTTTGTTAATATTTTCTAAATAGTATGGGTAGCGTAGGGGTAAAGAAAACTTACGTTGTCATTACTGCAAACAAAATTTCTGTATGTTACGTTCCACCATCCGTTTTTTATCCTTGTTCCTTACCCTGCTAACTTTTCATGAGGCCTCTCAGGCGCAGGCTGGAAAACCACTCACTATCAGTGGCTATATTCGTGATGCCGCCAGTGGCGAAGCGCTTATCAACGCCACTATCACGGTAAGCCCTATAGGCGCTACGGTGCAATCCAATTCGTACGGCTATTTCTCCATTACCCTTCCCGTTGGTAAATATACCGTCAACGTAAGTTATACCGGCTACAGCATTTATAAAACAGAGATCGATCTCACCGCCAGTAAAACACTGGAAGTTCCGCTGCAAACAGCTGCTGCCGAAATGGACCAGGTAGTGATAACCGGTGAAAAGAAATTGCGCAGGACCAATACCGTGGCACTGGGTATACAGCAAATGAGCATGGGACAGATCAAGAAGATCCCTGCTTTTATGGGAGAGCCTGATGTAGTAAAAGCCATGTTGACCCTGCCAGGTATCACATCGGTAGGGGAAGGTGCTTCAGGTTTCAATGTGCGTGGTGGTAATGTAGACGAGAACCTTATTATCATGGACGAAGCGCCTGTATACAACTCCTCTCACCTGCTGGGTTTCTTTTCCGTATTCAATCCTGATGCGGTGAAGAATGTAACCTTGTACAAAAGTGCTTTCCCCGCTGAATACGGTGGCCGCACCTCTTCTGTGCTGGACATCCGCATGAAAGAAGGGAATAACCAAAAGCTCACGGTTAATGGCGGTATCAGCAGCATCTTCAGCCGTATCTCTGTAGAAGGACCCATCCAGAAGGACAAGTCCTCTTTCATTGTGGCTGCCCGCCGCTCTTATATCGATGTATTGTCCAAGCCTTTCCTGAAGGAAAAAGACCGCGACAATAAATTGTACTTCTATGATATCACTGCCAAAGGAAACCTGGAGATCAATGACAAGAATACCATTTATCTCAGTGGTTATTTTGGACGTGATGTATTTGGCTTTGGCGGCGAAGCGGGTTTCGAATGGGGCAATACCACCGGTACCTTCCGCTGGAACCACCTGTTTAGTCCCCGCTTATTCCTGAATACCAGTGTATATTATTCCAAGTATGACTATAAGTTGTTCTTCAGTTCTGAAAAGGGTGCTGAAGTGGATGAAAAGTATGATTGGAAATCTGACATTCAAACTTATGGAGTAAAGCCAACACTTACCTGGTATATTAACAATAAACATACCCTGAAAACTGGGGTCAATGTTACCTACTATAACTTTTATCCCGGTAAAGGGGTAGCTACCAGCGAAGGTGTTAAGAATGATATTACCCTCAAAAAGCGCTATGGGTCAGAAATGGCCGCCCACGTGGAAGATACCTGGAAGATAAACCGTAAATGGCAGGTACAGGCTGGTGTTCGCGTCAATCACTACGCTTATCTGGGCAATACTACGGTATATTA encodes:
- a CDS encoding TonB-dependent receptor, giving the protein MLRSTIRFLSLFLTLLTFHEASQAQAGKPLTISGYIRDAASGEALINATITVSPIGATVQSNSYGYFSITLPVGKYTVNVSYTGYSIYKTEIDLTASKTLEVPLQTAAAEMDQVVITGEKKLRRTNTVALGIQQMSMGQIKKIPAFMGEPDVVKAMLTLPGITSVGEGASGFNVRGGNVDENLIIMDEAPVYNSSHLLGFFSVFNPDAVKNVTLYKSAFPAEYGGRTSSVLDIRMKEGNNQKLTVNGGISSIFSRISVEGPIQKDKSSFIVAARRSYIDVLSKPFLKEKDRDNKLYFYDITAKGNLEINDKNTIYLSGYFGRDVFGFGGEAGFEWGNTTGTFRWNHLFSPRLFLNTSVYYSKYDYKLFFSSEKGAEVDEKYDWKSDIQTYGVKPTLTWYINNKHTLKTGVNVTYYNFYPGKGVATSEGVKNDITLKKRYGSEMAAHVEDTWKINRKWQVQAGVRVNHYAYLGNTTVYYFRDTTANVRKPLDREEVVTSKKPVVDWTFLEPRLSVRYELKKNTFLKAGYARSSQYLHLLSNTASPTPVDLYFPSTNNIKPSVTDQVSAGVVTIPESLPVEFSAEVFYKKMDDVLDFIDNSNLELNQLVEADLLTGQGRSWGVELEVKKETGKLQGWVNYTYSKSERKTPGISKGEWYLSRYDRTHVVNAALTYSYNKKWDFSTTFNLGSGTPATFPDVRLDVQGIPIPYNSTEKRNNYRLPAYHRLDIAATMKGRQGKKFKQEWVFGIYNVYARKNAYTVYFRQNEDEPQKKEAVKLSILGSIIPSITWNFKF